One part of the Coffea eugenioides isolate CCC68of chromosome 10, Ceug_1.0, whole genome shotgun sequence genome encodes these proteins:
- the LOC113749770 gene encoding uncharacterized protein LOC113749770 isoform X2: protein MEKPKAPPQSMELLCVGRLEIVRPKPVGFLCGSIPVPTDKAFHDFDSAALIPSAQTVQAPRYRMIPTETDLNMLPIPQTPPDKMLPVAAAQSKTSGDLSWENGIITPNVTRKGEVLAVSGLAEYGDEIDVIAPADILKQIFKMPYSKARLSIAVQRVGQTLVLNTGPDVEEGEKIVRRQKNQSKSADESLFLNFAMHSVRMEACDCPPSHHTATKDKSDSCVLPGRFESGEEPVETLRNYMQQNNSSGHSHDMSEDEDFKHYQEYSKVKEDEVFWGKNKSKRNKGQTAVKKISQVKEKPNCTVKESEKHRRVKDDSFLRVLFWQFHNFRMLLGSDLLIFSNEKYVAVSLHLWDVSRQVTPLTWLEAWLDNVMASVPELAICYHQDGVVQGYELLKTEDIFLLKGISEDGTPAFHPYVVQQNGLMVLRFLQDNCKQDPGAYWLYKSAGEDVIQLFDLSIMPKNHSPEDCDDAESGLPSLIHRGRSDSLLSLGTLLYRIAHRLSLSMSSDKRTRCVRFFRQCLDLLDEPDHLVVRAFAHEQFARLLLVYDEELDLTSEAVPTDYEVTVADAEEDSSEAYPTVSESEFEKVDPEEVQILDLENSVAKTENGNISSVTVSGDPPLVYPLDIPSSSGQSFSICDSSDSTGPVVQAVTDPISSKLAAVHHVSQAIKSIRWKRQLQHTEVNMDYISKLQGGLHSPNDFSVCACGDPDCIEVCDICEWLLTSKLDDKAWKLVLLLGESYLSLGQAYKDDGQLFQALKVVELACLVYGSMPQHLKETRFVSSMVCTSPNQVEIIDRTENNESITGHDGFAFEQSPSCYLFWAKAWTLVGDVYVEFHLIKDKEISVKSEKKSLTKELKMSPEVLKEVERLKKKLGQCSQNCSSCSLVNCSCQSDRATSGSSASSSSASLHPSAYGRKMSKKSITKGTLYSNAKSNEDARAHQRAEKSGYSKANKYEMLTNTSGVNADAGGDKKTVKCDVERAGTTMEMEIGSRVDSHSEAVGETTQVRDGGIFKYVRNPVISDGDYNLSIALECYEEARKALGRNPRTVGELRSVTKKKGWVSNELGRSRLEKRDLDGAEIAFADAISSFKEVSDHTNIILINCNLGHGRRALAEEMVSKIETFKKLAVFHNAYRQALETAKLEYSKALMYYGAAKLEVNASAEDADYASSSLKDEVYTQFAHTYLKLGMLLAREDTVAEVYENGVLEDTAGPAVTRPEKEYRKHEISANDAIRQALSVYESLGEFRKQEAAYSYFQLACYQRDRCLNFLESDMKKNNMSRGENQRVKQYASLADRNWQKSMDFYGPETHPWMYLNIIMERSALSLSLSCSLHSNMINIIEENTV, encoded by the exons ATGGAGAAACCAAAAGCTCCACCACAATCAATGGAGCTGCTGTGCGTGGGGAGACTAGAAATCGTGAGGCCAAAACCCGTCGGTTTCCTCTGCGGTTCCATCCCCGTCCCCACGGACAAAGCTTTTCATGACTTTGATTCCGCCGCCCTTATTCCCTCTGCACAAAC GGTGCAAGCTCCGAGATATCGGATGATTCCTACAGAGACTGATCTTAATATGTTACCTATTCCACAAACACCCCCGGATAAGATGCTTCCGGTTGCTGCTGCACAATCAAAGACAAGTGGAG ATTTATCATGGGAAAATGGGATTATTACTCCCAATGTTACACGAAAAGGAGAGGTGCTTGCTGTGTCTGGCTTGGCGGAATATGGAGACGAGATAGACGTTATTGCCCCAGCTGACATTTTGAAGCAGATTTTTAAGATGCCATACTCCAAAGCTCGATTATCTATTGCTGTACAACGTGTTGGACAGACTCTAGTTTTGAACACTGG GCCGGATGTTGAAGAGGGAGAGAAGATAGTTAGAAGACAGAAGAACCAATCAAAATCTGCAGATGAGTCCTTGTTTCTGAACTTTGCCATGCACTCAGTTAGAATGGAGGCCTGCGATTGTCCACCAAGTCATCATACGGCAACAAAAGATAAATCAGATTCATGTGTTCTTCCTGGAAGATTTGAGTCTGGGGAGGAGCCAGTTGAAACGTTGAGAAATTATATGCAACAAAATAATTCATCTGGACATAGCCATGACATGTCTGAGGATGAAGACTTTAAGCATTATCAAGAATACTCGAAGGTCAAAGAGGATGAGGTCTTTTGGGGAAAAAATAAGAGTAAGAGAAATAAAGGCCAAACTGCagttaaaaaaatttcacaagttAAAGAGAAGCCTAATTGCACGGTTAAAGAGTCGGAAAAACATAGAAGAGTTAAGGATGATAGTTTCTTGAGGGTTTTGTTTTGGCAGTTTCACAACTTTCGCATGCTTCTGGGCAGTGACTTGCTCATATTTAGCAATGAGAAGTATGTTGCAGTTAGCTTGCATCTTTGGGATGTTTCTCGACAG GTTACTCCCCTAACTTGGCTGGAAGCCTGGCTAGACAATGTTATGGCCAGTGTGCCTGAATTGGCCATATGTTATCATCAAGATGGTGTTGTCCAGGGCTATGAGCTTTTGAAAACGGAAGATATATTTCTACTGAAAGGCATATCAGAAGATGGCACTCCTGCTTTTCATCCCTATGTTGTCCAGCAAAATGGTTTAATGGTATTAAGGTTTCTTCAGGACAACTGCAAGCAAGATCCTGGTGCTTATTGG CTATACAAAAGTGCTGGAGAAGATGTCATTCAGCTTTTTGATTTATCTATTATGCCTAAAAACCACTCTCCTGAAGATTGTGATGATGCTGAAAGTGGTCTGCCATCTTTGATTCATAGAGGGAGAAGTGATTCGTTACTCTCTTTAGGCACCCTGCTTTATCGAATTGCTCACAGGCTCTCACTCTCAATg TCTTCTGATAAGAGGACAAGGTGTGTGAGGTTTTTCAGACAATGTCTTGATCTCCTTGATGAGCCTGATCATCTG GTTGTCCGTGCATTTGCTCATGAACAATTTGCAAGGCTGCTTTTAGTTTATGATGAGGAACTGGACTTGACATCTGAAGCAGTACCTACAGACTATGAAGTTACAGTTGCTGATGCTGAGGAAGATTCCTCTGAGGCCTATCCTACAGTTTCTGAATCTGAATTTGAAAAGGTTGATCCAGAAGAAGTGCAAATTTTGGATCTTGAAAATTCTGTTGCAAAGACAGAGAATGGTAACATATCTTCTGTTACTGTATCTGGTGACCCACCCTTGGTATATCCTCTTGATATCCCAAGTTCCAGTGGTCAGAGCTTTTCGATTTGTGATTCATCAGATTCTACTGGTCCTGTGGTGCAAGCAGTTACAGATCCAATCTCCTCAAAGCTGGCTGCTGTACATCATGTTTCTCAAGCTATCAAGTCTATCAGATGGAAACGCCAACTACAGCATACTGAAGTAAACATGGACTATATTAGCAAACTTCAGGGTGGTCTTCATTCACCAAATGATTTTTCAGTATGTGCATGTGGGGACCCTGATTGTATTGAGGTCTGTGACATTTGTGAGTGGCTTCTGACGTCAAAATTGGATGATAAGGCATGGAAACTTGTTCTATTGCTTGGAGAATCCTACTTATCTTTGGGACAAGCTTACAAGGATGATGGCCAGCTCTTTCAAGCTTTAAAGGTCGTAGAGTTGGCATGTTTGGTTTACGGGTCAATGCCACAACATCTTAAAGAGACAAGGTTTGTATCATCCATGGTTTGTACCTCACCAAACCAGGTGGAAATTATTGATAGAACAGAAAACAATGAATCCATAACTGGTCATGATGGTTTTGCTTTTGAGCAGTCACCTTCCTGTTACCTATTTTGGGCCAAGGCCTGGACATTAGTAGGCGATGTGTATGTTGAGTTTCACTTGATAAAGGACAAAGAGATCTCTGTCAAATCAGAGAAAAAATCATTGACGAAGGAACTAAAAATGTCACCTGAAGTTTTGAAGGAGGTTGAAAGGCTTAAAAAGAAGCTGGGACAATGTAGCCAAAACTGCAGTTCCTGTTCGTTAGTGAACTGCAGCTGCCAGAGTGACAGGGCTACTAGTGGTAGTAGTGCCAGTAGTAGTTCTGCAAGTTTACATCCATCAGCTTATGGCAGGAAGATGAGTAAGAAATCAATCACCAAGGGTACCTTGTATTCAAATGCCAAGTCGAATGAGGATGCTCGAGCTCATCAGCGAGCAGAAAAAAGTGGATACTCAAAAGCCAACAAATATGAGATGTTAACAAACACTTCTGGTGTGAATGCAGATGCTGGCGGTGATAAAAAGACTGTCAAGTGCGATGTTGAAAGAGCTGGTACTACCATGGAGATGGAAATTGGATCCAGAGTAGATAGTCATTCTGAAGCTGTTGGAGAAACAACCCAAGTTAGGGATGGAGGTATATTCAAGTATGTCAGGAATCCAGTAATTAGTGATGGTGATTACAATTTGTCTATTGCTTTAGAGTGTTATGAAGAAGCTAGAAAAGCACTTGGTAGAAATCCGCGTACTGTAGGAGAACTTCGATCTGTAACTAAAAAGAAAGGATGGGTGAGCAATGAATTAGGTAGAAGTAGGCTGGAAAAAAGAGATCTGGATGGAGCTGAAATTGCTTTTGCCGATGCAATAAGTTCATTCAAAGAAGTATCTGATCATACCAACATCATCCTGATTAACTGCAATCTTGGCCATGGCAGACGGGCATTGGCTGAAGAGATGGTATCAAAGATTGAAACTTTCAAGAAACTTGCTGTCTTCCATAATGCATACAGGCAAGCGCTTGAAACAGCTAAACTCGAATACAGTAAAGCTCTCATGTATTATGGAGCTGCAAAACTGGAAGTAAATGCTAGCGCTGAAGATGCAGATTATGCATCAAGCAGCTTGAAGGATGAAGTGTATACACAATTTGCTCATACATACTTGAAGCTTGGCATGCTTTTAGCAAGAGAAGACACAGTTGCAGAGGTTTATGAAAATGGAGTCCTTGAGGATACTGCTGGTCCAGCTGTTACT